From Alkalidesulfovibrio alkalitolerans DSM 16529, a single genomic window includes:
- the hisI gene encoding phosphoribosyl-AMP cyclohydrolase — MKPDFAKCGGLVPAIVQNVEDGEVLMLAYMNEEAWDKTLETGEAHFYSRSRNKLWHKGGTSGHVQKVENIRLDCDADTVLLIVEQVGGAACHEGYTSCFYREITGSGEPEIVCEKVFDPKEVYK; from the coding sequence ATGAAACCTGATTTCGCCAAATGCGGGGGGCTTGTCCCCGCCATCGTGCAAAATGTCGAGGACGGCGAGGTGCTGATGCTCGCCTACATGAACGAGGAAGCCTGGGACAAGACCCTGGAGACGGGCGAGGCCCATTTCTACAGCCGCAGCCGCAACAAGCTGTGGCACAAGGGCGGAACCAGCGGCCACGTGCAGAAGGTGGAGAACATCCGCCTGGACTGCGACGCCGACACCGTGCTGCTCATCGTGGAGCAGGTGGGCGGCGCGGCCTGCCACGAGGGCTACACCTCGTGCTTCTATCGTGAAATCACCGGCTCGGGCGAGCCCGAGATCGTCTGCGAAAAAGTCTTCGACCCCAAGGAGGTCTACAAATAA